A single window of Bos javanicus breed banteng chromosome 19, ARS-OSU_banteng_1.0, whole genome shotgun sequence DNA harbors:
- the CRYBA1 gene encoding beta-crystallin A3 produces METQTVQQELESLPTTKMAQTNPMPGSVGPWKITIYDQENFQGKRMEFTSSCPNVSERNFDNVRSLKVECGAWVGYEHTSFCGQQFVLERGEYPRWDAWSGSNAYHIERLMSFRPICSANHKESKITIFEKENFIGRQWEICDDYPSLQAMGWPNNEVGSMKIQCGAWVCYQYPGYRGYQYILECDHHGGDYKHWREWGSHAQTSQIQSIRRIQQ; encoded by the exons ATGGAGACCCAGACTGTGCAGCAGGAGCTGG AATCCCTTCCAACCACCAAGATGGCTCAAACTAACCCCATGCCGGGGTCTGTGGGGCCATGGAAG ATTACCATCTATGACCAGGAGAACTTCCAGGGCAAGAGAATGGAATTCACCAGCTCCTGCCCAAATGTCTCTGAGCGCAATTTTGACAACGTCCGGTCTCTCAAGGTGGAATGTGGCGC CTGGGTTGGTTATGAGCATACCAGCTTCTGTGGGCAACAGTTTGTCCTGGAGAGAGGAGAGTACCCTCGCTGGGATGCCTGGAGCGGGAGTAATGCCTATCACATTGAGCGCCTCATGTCCTTCCGCCCCATCTGTTCAGCT AATCATAAGGAGTCTAAGATTAcaatttttgagaaagaaaatttcattGGACGCCAATGGGAAATCTGTGATGACTACCCCTCCTTGCAAGCCATGGGTTGGCCCAACAACGAAGTTGGCTCCATGAAGATACAATGTGGAGC CTGGGTTTGCTACCAGTATCCTGGGTACCGTGGCTATCAGTATATCTTGGAATGTGACCATCATGGAGGAGACTACAAACACTGGAGAGAGTGGGGTTCTCATGCCCAGACTTCCCAGATTCAATCCATTCGCCGTATCCAACAGTAG